ACGGTCCAGCACTTGGGTATCTGAAACGAGGCGTGCAGATGAATCAAAATGAGGTGTACGGTGTATTCGGTCCGGCAGAACTACTGCCAGGATTTTAAACGAAATGGTTGGGATAACGAGATGACTCGTGGGTTCGATCTTCGGGCACGACTCACAGACCGCGATTCGCGCGGGCTTCGACGCGGTCTCTCTCCCATCGAAACCGTGGGCGAACGAAGCCGGGTCGTTGATAGTTATGAACAGTGCTCATCGTCCGACGAACAGTTAGTGTTCGCGTCGAACAACTACCTTGGATTGGCGGACGACGAGCGGGTACGACGCGCTGGTGCTCGTGCGGCCGAAGCAATCGGAACAGGTGCCGGTGCAAGTCGGCTTGTCACCGGTGATACACCCGCACACCACGCGCTCGAACGAGACTTAGCCGCCACGAAGCAGTCCGAACGAGCGCTGGTCTTCTCATCAGGGTATGCTGCGAACGTGGGAACCATCACTGCGCTCACACCGGATGTCGTATTTTCCGATGCGTTCAATCACGCGAGCATCATCGATGGGTGCCGTCTCTCGGACGCAGAGGTTGTCGTCTACGATCACTGTGACGCTACATCGCTCGAAAAAGCAATGTCTGAGCGTGCCCGCGATCGGATCGACGAATCGTGGCTCGTCGTTACCGACTCGGTGTTCAGCATGGACGGCGATGTCGCGCCACTCACAGCGCTTTGTGACACAGCAGAGCGCTACGGCGCGTGGATGATGGTCGATGAGGCCCATGCGACCGGCGTCTTCAAAGCAGGGGGTGGCATCGTACAGCGCGAGGGACTGTCGGATCGTGTTCACATCCAACTCGGAACGCTCTCGAAAGCGTTGGCCGCACAGGGGGGATACGTCGCCGGGCACGAGGCACTGATCGAGTATCTCCTCAACACCGCGCGGTCGTTCGTCTTTTCGACAGGGCTTGCGCCACCAGCCGCCGGTGCAGCGCGCGAGGCCCTTTCGATCGCTCGTGATGGAACGCGACGGGAGCAGCTATGGAACAACGTCGAACGACTCCGTGCTGGGCTCGAATCGCTCGGGTTCGACGTACTAGGAGAGACACACATCCTTCCGGTGCTGATCGGAGATCGATCGGACGCGGTGGAATTCGCCGATCAGCTCCGAGAAGTGGGGATTATCGCGCCCGCAATCCGTCCACCGACGGTTCCCAACGGAACGAGCCGTATCCGTGTTGCACCGATGGCAACCCACACCACGCGTGATATCGAACACTGTATTGCGGCGTTCGAAACCGCAGGGCGAGAGTGTGCAATCGTATGAGAGTAGCTATTGTCGGAACTGATACAGGTGTCGGAAAGACCTTCATCACTGCCGCGTTGACCGGGGCGCTTCAGAATAGAAACTGCGATGTCCGCGCGGTGAAACCAGTCCAAACGGGTTTTCCACCGGACGATGACGCAGCAGTCATCGCAAGCGTCTGTAACGCTAAGAGCGCGATCTGTTTACGATATCTCGAAGCGCCGCTTGCGCCCGCCGTCGCCGCCGAGCGCGAGGAGATCGATCTCTCGTATGAAACGCTCTGTCAGGAGACGGCTGCTGCGCTTGACGAAACGGCGATTAGTATCGTCGAAGGAATCGGCGGTTTGCGTGTCCCGCTTGCCGACAACCGAGAAGTTGTTGATCTTGTCGCCGATCTCGAGTGTACCGCGGTGGTCGTCGCCCGTTCAGGGCTCGGAACGCTCAATCACACAGCGCTCACACTCGAAGCCCTCTCTCAGCGCGGTGTACCGGTGCTTGCAGTCGTGCTGAACGAGTATGCGGGTGCGACGACCGCAGAGCGAACGAACCCGGACGTACTCCGGTCGATGACCGACGCTCCAATACTGACGATGCCGACGGTCGATCGCGCCGACCTCGTCGCCACAGCGAGCGAACAATTGGCCCCCATCATAGAACAACTCGAATAAGGATCTCGGACGCACGGTTCTGGCAGTAATAGGGTGTAGCTGTGCACAGTATTCGTTCAGGCTCATCTCCCGAGAAAAAGTACTGCCCCGATCGGAAACTACACCCTTGCCTGTAACTGTTTGTATGATATTGATCGATTATCACTCCGAATGTGTGAGAGCACCAGTACGATAACCATGCGAAGGCATCAACATCAAGCGCCGACACCAGCACGCCCCAATCTATGACCAAGGACGCAGTCTGGAACACGTATCGAGAAATCTTGGAGCGATTGACAGACGAGATGCTCGACGTTGTCGAGGAGGAATTCGGAGGCGGCCTCGTCGGAAAAGCAATTAAAAAAGGCACAAAATCGGCAACTAAGCGTATCAAGAAGGATATGGAAAAGCAGGGTCGGATTGTCGTCGAATACGCGGCACAGGAGAATGACGGAGGACGGTATCAGCGGGAATTTCTCGCGACTAATCCAGTCTACCAGCGGTATTCGGGAAACAATCGTAGAGAGCTTGAAGAACATCTCCTCTCGCATTTCGAGACAGTCAGAGCGGATCTCGCTCCACTTGTTTCCTCTGAGACAGATGACTTCTGGGAAGCACTAGCAGAAGAGTACTCTCGAGAGGAAGCAACCGAGATTATCGAGAGACACTTCAGCCAAGCAGAAACATTCGAACGATATAAAGACGATCTCTTTCGATCCAACAAACTTGGAAATAAGGTTATCACGGTCCTCAAAGAGGGAGAAACTCGTCTGAAGAAAGATCTCGAAAGACAACTCGATTCGACGTACGACAAACAATAACGTCGGGTTGAGCGATGAAATAAAGTGTACTATCAGACCGGCTCAATCAGCCGTCGCTACGTACTGGGTGGTACCAATCTTTATATCACGGTCGATAGTTATTCTCAGTGAGGGCAATACCAACGCCCGGTACACACAGTATGGAATTCAACGGCACGTTCAAACTCGAGGACACGTCAGCTGAGGAGGTATGGCTCGCGCTCTCTGACCCAGTGTTGATCAGGGACTCGCTTCCCGGCTGTGAGTTCCTCATAGAGGTTGATGATGAGGACGTAGCGTTCGATGAACTGAGAGAAGAGTCAACCGAGGCAGAACCAACTGGTGACCCCGAGGTAATCGCAGAGCGTGCATTTCAGGAGGGTAAGCGATATGCGGCACTCGTCGAAATCGGAGTCGGAAGCGTCAATCCGAGCTTTGAGACGACAGTAACGATCGACGAGCGTGAATTCCCCGACATGACGGCGTCAGGCGAGGGAAGTGCAAATGGTAGTTCCTTCGAGATGGAGTCGGGGATGCACTTGAACGAGACCGATGACGGTGTCTCAGTCGAGTGGTGGGCCAACGCAGAGGTGTTCGGACGGGTTGCCCAGATGGGCCAGCGAGTGATGAATCCGGTGGCGAATAGAGTTGTCAAGAAATTCTTCGAACGGATTCAAGAACGGCTCAGCGAGCTCACGCTCGACGATCAAGGCGGAGACGGAGAACAAGGAACAGAGAGAGCGGGTGCTGATGAAGCAGACGACACGTCAGGCCTCTCACAGCGCATTAGAGACAGAATCGGGTTATGAATAGAGATGACGAGCGCAACCGGTGACTCTGAATCGAGACAATCGCCGGACTCGATAGCTGCCGATATCATTGCCACCATTTATCACGACCAATGACGGAAAACGACATTACACTGACGGTTAACGGCACAGAACACGATCTCACCGTCGAGCCGCGGACGCTGTTGGTGCACGCACTACGAGACGAACTCGGTTATACGGGTGCAAACGTTGGCTGTGAGAGCAGCCTTTGTGGCGCATGCACGGTTGACATGGACGGTGACGCGGTAAAATCCTGTACGGTACTTGCCGTTCAAGCCGACGGAACAGAGATCGAAACGGTTGAGGGGCTAGCAGAAGACGACGAGTTCCATCCAATTCAAGAGGGCTTCCAGAAAGAACACGGATTGCAGTGTGGTTACTGTACGCCCGGAATGATGATGACCGCGAAGGATCTGCTCGAACGGAATTCATCTCCGGACGAAGGGGAGATCAGAGAAGCCTTAGAGGGTAACCTCTGTCGATGTACTGGATATCAGAACATTGTCAATGCGGTCGAATTCGCCGCCGACCGAATGGACGCTGACACAGCAGAAGACGTCGCAGCCGACGGCGGAACAGCGACAATCGACGACAGCGACGTCGGTCGAACGGAGGGCCAATAATGTCAATGGACACAATAGAAGCCGACGAGGTCGATGTGAGTGATGTGCTCGGATCGGCCATCGAACGGCGCGAGGACCCCGCACTCATCACCGGCGAGGGAACCTACACGGACGATATTCAAGATCCGGAGATGGCCCACATGGCCGTTCTCCGGAGTCAGTACGGCCACGCTGAAATCGAGAGCATCGATACGAGCGAAGCCGAGGCAATGGACGGTGTGATTGCCGTCTACACGGCCGAAGACATCGAGGAGACAGGCACACCGGGAGATCTTCCGGTCGGGTGGCTGCTTCCGAATTTGAAAACGCCATCGCATCCGATTCTCGCGAAAGATCGAGTGCGCTACCAGGGAGATGGCGTTGCTGTCGTCGTTGCCGAGGAGCGCTATGTTGCACAGGACGCGCTCGATCGGATCGACGTCGAATACGACCGTCTCGACGCGGTTGTCGACCCCAAAGCTGCGGTCGATGAAAGTGCACCACAGGTTCACGAATGGGAGGATAGCGACGTCCAATCGAACCAAGCGTTCGACTGGGAGATCGGTGACGGCGACGCGACCGATGAGGCGTTCGAGAACGCGGCACACACTGTTTCGGTCGATCTTGAAAACCAGCGGTTGATCCCGAACGCGATGGAGCCACGCGCGACGGTAGCAGAGTACAAGCCGGGGACTGAGGAGCTGGAGGTTTTCATGACGTCCCAGAACCCCCATCTTCACCGCCAACTCATGTCGGCGGTACTCGGCGTGCCAGAGCACAAAATCCGCGTCGTTGCTCCCGAGGTCGGCGGTGGGTTCGGTAGCAAGATCCACCACTACCCAGACGAGGCGCTCACGAGCTGGTGTTCGATGCAGCTCAAACGCCCGGTGAAGTGGCAAGCGACCCGTTCCGAAACGTACCTGACGGACGCTCACGGGCGCGATCACATCACACACGGCGAACTCGCGATGGACGAAGACGGGACGATCACCGGAATGCGCGTCAAAACGTACGCGGGGATGGGCGCGTATCTCTCGACGTTTGCGCCAGCGGTTCCGACGTATCTGTACGGAACGCTGCTGTCTGGTCAGTATGACATCCCGGCGATTCACTGCAACGTAATCGGGGCCTTCACGAACGGTGCACCGGTCGATGCTTATCGTGGCGCGGGCCGACCTGAAGCGATCTACGTGGTCGAGCGCCTCGTGACACTCGGCGCACGCGAGATGGGGATGGATCCTGCAGAGTTCAGACGGCAGAACTTTGTCCCATCTGATGGCTTCCCCCACGAAACGCCCGTCGCAGTCGTTTACGACAGCGGCGACTACGAACCGGCGCTCGATAAAGCGCTGGAGATGGTCGATTACGAGGCACTCAGAGAGCGCCAAGCGGAGCTCCGCGAGGACGGTCGCTATCTGGGAATCGGCTTTTCGAGTTACATCGAGGCTTGCGGGCTTGCACCATCGGAGCTTGCAGGACAGCTCGGTGCGCAAGCAGGATTATGGGAGAGCGGACTCGTCCGCGTCCATCCAACAGGAAAAGTCACCGCTTTCAGCGGTACCTCCGGACACGGTCAGGGCCACGAGACGACCTACGCCCAGATCGTCTCCGATGAACTCGGTATTCCGTACGACGACATCGAGATCGTCGAGGGAGACACCGACGAGATTCCCCAAGGAATGGGAACGTACGGCAGCAGAAGCGCGGCAGTCGGTGGCAGCGCGCTGGTGACGAGTTCACAGAAAGTGGTTGAAAAAGCCCGGAAAATCGCTGCACACCTGCTCGAAACCGGTGAAGAGGATATCGAGTTCGAGAACGGAGAGTTTTCCGTGACAGGTGCGCCCGAGCGTTCGATGACCATTCAGGAGGTCGCCCAGCAAGCCTACCTCGCACACAACATGCCAGAGGGAGTCGAGCCGGGACTTGAGGAAACCTCCTTCTATGACCCGGACAACTTTACGTTCCCATTCGGGACGCACGTCGCGGTCGTTGAAGTCGATCCAGAGAGCGGTGAGATCGAGTTCGAACAGTACGCCGCGGTCGACG
The nucleotide sequence above comes from Halocatena marina. Encoded proteins:
- a CDS encoding 8-amino-7-oxononanoate synthase, yielding MTRGFDLRARLTDRDSRGLRRGLSPIETVGERSRVVDSYEQCSSSDEQLVFASNNYLGLADDERVRRAGARAAEAIGTGAGASRLVTGDTPAHHALERDLAATKQSERALVFSSGYAANVGTITALTPDVVFSDAFNHASIIDGCRLSDAEVVVYDHCDATSLEKAMSERARDRIDESWLVVTDSVFSMDGDVAPLTALCDTAERYGAWMMVDEAHATGVFKAGGGIVQREGLSDRVHIQLGTLSKALAAQGGYVAGHEALIEYLLNTARSFVFSTGLAPPAAGAAREALSIARDGTRREQLWNNVERLRAGLESLGFDVLGETHILPVLIGDRSDAVEFADQLREVGIIAPAIRPPTVPNGTSRIRVAPMATHTTRDIEHCIAAFETAGRECAIV
- the bioD gene encoding dethiobiotin synthase, with protein sequence MRVAIVGTDTGVGKTFITAALTGALQNRNCDVRAVKPVQTGFPPDDDAAVIASVCNAKSAICLRYLEAPLAPAVAAEREEIDLSYETLCQETAAALDETAISIVEGIGGLRVPLADNREVVDLVADLECTAVVVARSGLGTLNHTALTLEALSQRGVPVLAVVLNEYAGATTAERTNPDVLRSMTDAPILTMPTVDRADLVATASEQLAPIIEQLE
- a CDS encoding CoxG family protein, translated to MEFNGTFKLEDTSAEEVWLALSDPVLIRDSLPGCEFLIEVDDEDVAFDELREESTEAEPTGDPEVIAERAFQEGKRYAALVEIGVGSVNPSFETTVTIDEREFPDMTASGEGSANGSSFEMESGMHLNETDDGVSVEWWANAEVFGRVAQMGQRVMNPVANRVVKKFFERIQERLSELTLDDQGGDGEQGTERAGADEADDTSGLSQRIRDRIGL
- a CDS encoding (2Fe-2S)-binding protein: MTENDITLTVNGTEHDLTVEPRTLLVHALRDELGYTGANVGCESSLCGACTVDMDGDAVKSCTVLAVQADGTEIETVEGLAEDDEFHPIQEGFQKEHGLQCGYCTPGMMMTAKDLLERNSSPDEGEIREALEGNLCRCTGYQNIVNAVEFAADRMDADTAEDVAADGGTATIDDSDVGRTEGQ
- a CDS encoding xanthine dehydrogenase family protein molybdopterin-binding subunit; its protein translation is MSMDTIEADEVDVSDVLGSAIERREDPALITGEGTYTDDIQDPEMAHMAVLRSQYGHAEIESIDTSEAEAMDGVIAVYTAEDIEETGTPGDLPVGWLLPNLKTPSHPILAKDRVRYQGDGVAVVVAEERYVAQDALDRIDVEYDRLDAVVDPKAAVDESAPQVHEWEDSDVQSNQAFDWEIGDGDATDEAFENAAHTVSVDLENQRLIPNAMEPRATVAEYKPGTEELEVFMTSQNPHLHRQLMSAVLGVPEHKIRVVAPEVGGGFGSKIHHYPDEALTSWCSMQLKRPVKWQATRSETYLTDAHGRDHITHGELAMDEDGTITGMRVKTYAGMGAYLSTFAPAVPTYLYGTLLSGQYDIPAIHCNVIGAFTNGAPVDAYRGAGRPEAIYVVERLVTLGAREMGMDPAEFRRQNFVPSDGFPHETPVAVVYDSGDYEPALDKALEMVDYEALRERQAELREDGRYLGIGFSSYIEACGLAPSELAGQLGAQAGLWESGLVRVHPTGKVTAFSGTSGHGQGHETTYAQIVSDELGIPYDDIEIVEGDTDEIPQGMGTYGSRSAAVGGSALVTSSQKVVEKARKIAAHLLETGEEDIEFENGEFSVTGAPERSMTIQEVAQQAYLAHNMPEGVEPGLEETSFYDPDNFTFPFGTHVAVVEVDPESGEIEFEQYAAVDDVGNQINPKIVEGQVHGGIAQGIGQALYEQAVYDDNGTLVSGSMQDYAVPKAEHIPHMDTDDTVTPSPHNPLGVKGVGEAGTIAAPQAVVNAVTDALSPFGVDHIDMPITEEKVWRAVNESEEGS